The following nucleotide sequence is from Methylocella sp..
GAGCGCGACCGGATATCTCGCAATAACTCGAGCCCGTCCTCTCGGCCAAGTTGCAGATCAAGAATAACCAAACGGGGTTTGTCTCTCGCAAAGTGACGAGCCATATCTTGCTGTCCTGAGGCTGAAATGGTGCGCAAGTTATTTTCTTCGAGGAAATTGATGACCATGCTTCGCATGGCTGCATCGTCATCGACGACGAGGATGCCTCCCGGCCGGCCGTCGTCGTTCATGTCTCTATATTCCTTGGAAATCCCAGGCGGCCGACGGTGAGCTGGGGTCTGGCCTCCGAGGTCAGGTCGCTCGGCGGGTCCTCCGCATGATTTCGTCTCCGCGTAATTTGGCGTGTTGGCGTAGCTGCGGACATCACGGATAGCCGAAGAGATGGTCCTCCCGGCGGGGGTGCGCAGCGAACGCGAACCTGCGCTTTTTAGCATCGAAGGGAATAGGAACACCCGATGGGTCAGTTTGGGCAAACCGATGTGGTTCCGCACTCCTCCGGCGTGGGCAAGCGCCTTAAGCGCTCACCTTCTTGATCAGACGTAGCATGTGGTCATCGAGGGTCTGGGCGACCTCGTCGATTTCGGCATTGTGGAACTGCCCAAACTGCGTTGAGGGCTTATCGTACTCAAAGGTCGTTCCGCCTCGAGCATTTTCGTACACGTTGAGCCGAAGAGGAGCGTAAAGCGCAGCGCTGAAATTCAGCTTCGTCATCTCGGCGGCAGCAAGGACGTCGCCAAGATAGTAGACGTCGCCCTGTTGGCGTCGTCCCTCCAGGGCCAGCAAGTCGCCTTGCTCCGCTACAAAGTGAATCATGAAGCCGTCCGGCGCTAGGGCTTGGGTCAGCTTCATACGAAGTTCGGCGATCTTGTTCTCCTGGAGGAGCTCGCGATAGCTTTCGTCGAACCGCTTGACCTCGGCATCGAGCCGAGATGTCACTAGCTGATAAGGCGTGGATGTCTCGATTGTCACATGCTCCATCACCACGGATGTGTTCGAGACCTGGAACTTGTCCGCCGCCCCGGCCATGGTCGGACATCGCAAAGCCAAACTCGCGCAAAACAGAGCCACTGCTCCAAGGAACCTTTTCGACATGATCAACCTCCATCATGTTTTGAACGCGGCGCTTCTGACCTGCCGCTAATCCCTTGATGCGAGGAACTCCTCATCGAGGGACTCTTACGCTGACTGAGGGACCGGCGGCGGCGTTCGCCGCCTAATCGTTTTCGAGCCGATCAAAGCCGACGTTCGCGGGCGATTGCCTTGCTCGCCTGCTCGCCGATGATGACGCAGGGAGCCATGGTGTTGGCCAAGGGAACCCGCGGCATCACGGAGGCGTCGGCGATGCGAAGTCGGTCGACGCCGTAGACCTTGAGGCGGCTGTCAACGACGGACATGGCGTCCTGTCCCATCTTGGCGGTGCAGCTCTGGTGCCAAATGGTCGTCACGCCGTCGCGGATAAAATCATCCATCGCCGCGGGATCGAGCGCCGTCGGCATGACCTCTCGTTTCACGAAGCGCCGAAGCGCCTTGGCATTGCCGACCTCCCGCGCGAGCTCTACGCATCGCCGCAAAGCGGTTAGATCAGCCGGATCCGAAAGGATCTGCGAGTCGATCAGGATCGGGTCTTCGGGTTTGGCGCCGGTCAGGCGCAGACGCCCAACGCTATGCGGACGCAGCAGCGCCGGAAAGATCCCCCAAGATCC
It contains:
- a CDS encoding DUF302 domain-containing protein, with translation MSKRFLGAVALFCASLALRCPTMAGAADKFQVSNTSVVMEHVTIETSTPYQLVTSRLDAEVKRFDESYRELLQENKIAELRMKLTQALAPDGFMIHFVAEQGDLLALEGRRQQGDVYYLGDVLAAAEMTKLNFSAALYAPLRLNVYENARGGTTFEYDKPSTQFGQFHNAEIDEVAQTLDDHMLRLIKKVSA